The genomic window GCGATGCCGGGCATGCTGCTCGAGACCGTGTCGGGCATCCGCACGATCGATGAGGTGCTCCCCGACGCGTTCGGGCCCCGCGACCTCGAGGAGGCGGCGCGATGACGGATGCCGCGGCGGAGCCGCTCAACGCCGTGGAGCCGTTCGACGCGGTGGATGTCATCCGAGCCAAGCGTGACGGCGGTGCGGTGCCCGAGCAGGCGCTGCGCTGGATGGTCGACGCCTACACCCGCGGCTACGTCGCGGATTCGCAGATGGCGGCGTTCGCGATGGCGGTGCTGCTCAACGGCATGGCGCGTGACGAGATCCGCGTCATGACCGACGCGATGATCCGTTCCGGGGAGCGTATGGGCTTCGCAGGCCTCGGCAAGCCGACGGTCGACAAGCACTCCACGGGCGGCGTCGGCGACAAGATCACGCTGCCGCTGGCCCCGCTGGTCGCCTCGTTCGGCGTCGCGGTGCCGCAGCTCTCGGGCCGCGGGCTCGGCCACACCGGCGGCACGCTCGACAAGCTCGAGTCCATTCCCGGGTGGCGCGCGGCGCTGTCGAACGACGAGATGTTCGCGCAGCTGCGCGACGTCGGCGCGGTCATCTGCGCCGCGGGGTCCGGGCTCGCGCCCGCCGACAAGAAGCTGTACGCCCTGCGCGACGTCACCGGCACCGTCGAGGCGATCCCGCTCATCGCGTCGAGCATCATGTCGAAGAAGATCGCCGAGGGAACCGACTCGCTCGTCCTCGACGTGAAGTTCGGCTCCGGTGCGTTCATGCGCGACGTCGACAAGGCGCGCGAACTGGCGCGCACGATGGTGGCGCTCGGCACCGACTCGGGCGTGGCGACGACCGCGCTCCTCACCGACATGAACACCCCGCTCGGTCTCGCCATCGGCAACGCGAACGAGGTCCGCGAATCGGTCGAGGTGCTCGCCGGCGGCGGCCCCGCCGACGTGGTCGAACTGACGGTCGCGCTCGCACGTGAGATGCTCGCGCTCGCCGGGCAGCCCGACGCGGACGTCGAGGCGGCACTGCAGGACGGCCGTGCCATGGACGCCTGGCGCGCCATGATCCGCGCACAGGACGGCGACCCGGATGCCGCCCTCCCGGCCCCGAACGAGACCCACACGGTCACCGCCGCGCAGGCCGGATACGTGACCGGCATGGAGGCGCTGCCGTTCGGCATCGCCGCATGGCGTCTGGGCGCCGGGCGTGCGCGGGCGCAGGATCCCGTGCTGCACGCCGCCGGCATCGACCTCCACGTCAAGCCGGGCGACGAGGTGGCGGTCGGACAGCCGCTGTTCACCCTGCTCGGCGAGGATGACTCGCGCTTCGAGCGTGCGCTCGAGGCGGTCGACGGCGCGCTGCGGATCGGCGCCCAGGCGCCGGCTGCCGCTCCTCTCGTCCTGGAACGCATCACCGCCTAGGCTGGGTCAGTCCCGCGCCGGGGCTCCGGTGCGGCGCCGGGTCGCGGCATCCGTCCCACATCCCCACTCGCGATCGCAACGAGGAGAAATCCATGCCCATCGACCAGCACGGCGACGCCATTCTCGATGGCGTGTCGCTCCGCAGCCTGCCCAAGGTGTCGCTGCACGATCACCTCGACGGTGGTGTGCGACCGGCGACGATCATCGAGCTGGCCGACGCGATCGGGCTCGAGGTGCCGCAGTCCGAGCCGGACGACCTGGCGGACTGGTTCGCCGAGAAGAGCGACTCGGGTTCGCTGGTCGAGTACCTGAAGACCTTCGACCTGACGACCGGCGTGATGCAGACCCGCGAAGGACTCACGCGCGTCGCACGCGAGTTCGTCGAGGATCTGGCCGCCGACGGCGTGATCTACGGCGAGGTGCGGTGGGCGCCCGAGCAGCACCTGACGCGCGGGTTGTCGCTCGACGAGGTCGTCACCGCGGTCCAGGAGGGCATCGAGGAGGGCGAGGATGCCGCGGAGCGTCGCGGGCACGACATCCGCGTCGGGCAGCTCATCACCGCGATGCGCCACACCGACCGGTCGCTCGAGATCGCCCGGCTCGCCGTCGAGTGGCGCAACCGCGGGGCGGTCGGCTTCGACATCGCCGGACCCGAGGACGGCTTCCCGGCTTCGAACCACCGCGACGCCTTCGACTACCTGGCGTCCGAGTTCTTCCCGGCGACCGTGCACGCCGGTGAGGCGGCCGGGCTCGAGTCGATCCGTTCGGCGCTCATCGACGGCCGTGCACTGCGTCTCGGTCACGGCGTGCGCCTCGCCGAAGACCTCGAGGTCGTGTCGCGCGCGGGCGAAGAGGTGCTGGTGCAGTTCGGCGACCTCGCGCGCTGGGTGCGCGACCGTGAGATCCCGCTGGAGCTGTCGCCGTCGTCGAACCTGCAGACAGGCGCGATCGAGCGCTGGGGCACCACGATGGAGGACCACCCCTTCGACCTGCTGTACCAGCTCGGCTTCTCGGTGACCGTGAACGTCGACAACCGCACGATGAGCCGCACGTCGCTGACGCGCGAGCTGGCGCTGCTCTCCGAGACCTTCGAGTACGGCCTCGACGACCTCGAGACCTTCCAGCTCAACGCCGCGGCCGGCGCCTTCCTCCCCGTGGAGGAGCGCGAGGAGCTCATCGACCTCATCGCCGAGGGCTTCGAGGCCTAGCCGCCGGCGCCCCGCTGCCGGGTTCACCTGCAGAACTCCACGGGATCAGTGCGCGGCGCGCCTCGACACTGAGCCCAGGGGCGCTACCCCCACGGATTGCGTGGATTTCTGCAGGCGAGGGTGACTCACCACCGCCTTCATCGTCGCGAGGACTTCGTCGGGGCGGTAATAGATGTCCTCGGCGAGCGGGCGCACAGTGGTGTAGCCCAGCGCGGCTGCCGCGAGGTCGCGACGACGGTCGCGCTTCTGTGCGTACCAGCCCTCGTGAAAGGCCTGGCTGTCGCATTCGACGATGAGCCATCCATCCACCATGAGATCCACGCGTCCGACGCCCGGGACCTTGACCTGAATCTCGACTCGGCAGCCGAGCCCGCGGAGCAGCAATCGCATCAAGGTCTCCGCGCCCGATTCGCTGCGGCGATCGAGCAGCTGCCGCAGTGACCTGTACCGGCGGGGGAGGCGGGCGAAAATCTCAGCAATGGCCTGCTCGTCCACAAGCCCGTGATGCCATGCGCTGTCGAGCGTCGCCACCGCATCGCGCGGCGTCAGGCAACGGCAAGCTTGCGTCAGTGCCTCGGTCAATTCGGCCGCGAGACCGGCACGCTCGCCTGACGTATGGCGCCAGTGCGCTGTCACCCCCATGGGTCGCGGTGGGAGGCGCGTCGTACCCGGCGTGAACTGCACGTGCGGTGCCGTCGGCTTGTGGCGGACGAAGACCCCGATCGCCGAGAGGAGGGACACGCAGTCGAGCCTTCCTCCGAGTCGACCCGCCGTCACCAGATCAGGGTGCAGATCAGCCGGGATGTACCGACCGTTGCGAAGCCTGACAAGCCGGCCGTCTTTCACCAGGCAGCTGACCCGATATCGGCCCAGTCCCATCGCGGTCAACGCCGCGGGGCTCAGAAAGGTTGCCGGCAGGATGAGGCGCGCCGCATCCCAGATCTCCCCCGTGGCCATACGTCGATGAGACGCCCTCTGATGCGGGGCCGTGCGGTTCGAAGGCCGGTCCGTGGAGAAGGCGACCCCGACCGGCGCTGTGGAGGAACCTGCAGAACTCCACGGATGCTGAGCTGCGGGCGGGTGTCCGCCCCTCTTGAGCTGCCGAAGGCTCGGGATCCGTGGAGTTTCGCAGGCGCGTCACATGAGTCAGGAGCGGCGGGCGACGCCGGGGTGGGTATCGAGGTAGGCCTCGAACGCCTCGGCCGAGGTCTTCGCGGGCGTGTAGCCGAAGTCGCGCTTGAGGGCGTCGTTCGCGAGCACCGGGCGGTAGCGCAGGAAGCCCACCTGCTCGGGCCCGTGCACAGTCAGGCGCAGCATCCGTCCGATCCGCAGCGCGAATCCGAGAAGCCCGGCCGACACGGTCACGACCGGCTTGCCGAGGCGGCGGGCGATCTCGGGCACCGTCACGCGCCCGTCGCCGGCCACGTTGTAGACGCCGGAAGGCCCGTCGGTCGCGGCGCGGGCCATCGCGCCGGCGACGTCGTCGACCCACACGAACACGAACGGCGACACCGAGCCGCGCACCGCCAGCACCGCACGGCCGTTCCAGAGTGCCGTGATCTGGTTCTGCACGGTCGGTCCGAGGATCGTGCCGATGCGGAACACCACCTGCTCGAGCTCGGGGTGCGCGACGCGGTAGGCGGCGAGCAGCTGCTCGACGAGGCGCTTGTGCTTGGAGTAGGCGAACTCGTCGTTGCCGCGCACCGGGTCGGACTCACGGAGCCACTCGGGGCTGTCGGGGTGGTAGCCGTAGGCGGCGCCCGATGACGACACCACGATGCGTCGCACGCCCGCCTCCACGCAGGCCTCGAGCACGTGGCGGGAGCCGTCGACGTCGACGCGGTACTCGAGCTCGTGGTCGCGGCCGGGGTTCACGATCGCGGCCAGATGCACGACCACGTCGATGCCGTGGCGCTCGAGCAGCGGCACCAGCCCGGCGGCGCGGGTCACGTCGCACTCGTCGTAGACGACGCCCTCGATCGGATGCTCCGGCCGCCGCACGTCGCCTGCCACGACCAGCTCCACGTCGGGGCGGGCGACGAGCGCTGCGGCCACGTGGGATCCGAGGAACCCGGCGCCTCCGGTGACCAGCACCCGCACGCGCTCGTT from Microbacterium sp. ProA8 includes these protein-coding regions:
- a CDS encoding thymidine phosphorylase — encoded protein: MTDAAAEPLNAVEPFDAVDVIRAKRDGGAVPEQALRWMVDAYTRGYVADSQMAAFAMAVLLNGMARDEIRVMTDAMIRSGERMGFAGLGKPTVDKHSTGGVGDKITLPLAPLVASFGVAVPQLSGRGLGHTGGTLDKLESIPGWRAALSNDEMFAQLRDVGAVICAAGSGLAPADKKLYALRDVTGTVEAIPLIASSIMSKKIAEGTDSLVLDVKFGSGAFMRDVDKARELARTMVALGTDSGVATTALLTDMNTPLGLAIGNANEVRESVEVLAGGGPADVVELTVALAREMLALAGQPDADVEAALQDGRAMDAWRAMIRAQDGDPDAALPAPNETHTVTAAQAGYVTGMEALPFGIAAWRLGAGRARAQDPVLHAAGIDLHVKPGDEVAVGQPLFTLLGEDDSRFERALEAVDGALRIGAQAPAAAPLVLERITA
- a CDS encoding adenosine deaminase, with amino-acid sequence MPIDQHGDAILDGVSLRSLPKVSLHDHLDGGVRPATIIELADAIGLEVPQSEPDDLADWFAEKSDSGSLVEYLKTFDLTTGVMQTREGLTRVAREFVEDLAADGVIYGEVRWAPEQHLTRGLSLDEVVTAVQEGIEEGEDAAERRGHDIRVGQLITAMRHTDRSLEIARLAVEWRNRGAVGFDIAGPEDGFPASNHRDAFDYLASEFFPATVHAGEAAGLESIRSALIDGRALRLGHGVRLAEDLEVVSRAGEEVLVQFGDLARWVRDREIPLELSPSSNLQTGAIERWGTTMEDHPFDLLYQLGFSVTVNVDNRTMSRTSLTRELALLSETFEYGLDDLETFQLNAAAGAFLPVEEREELIDLIAEGFEA
- a CDS encoding SDR family oxidoreductase, translating into MSRTGHTGAARAAAALSSLSTQPITVVDRATRESANERVRVLVTGGAGFLGSHVAAALVARPDVELVVAGDVRRPEHPIEGVVYDECDVTRAAGLVPLLERHGIDVVVHLAAIVNPGRDHELEYRVDVDGSRHVLEACVEAGVRRIVVSSSGAAYGYHPDSPEWLRESDPVRGNDEFAYSKHKRLVEQLLAAYRVAHPELEQVVFRIGTILGPTVQNQITALWNGRAVLAVRGSVSPFVFVWVDDVAGAMARAATDGPSGVYNVAGDGRVTVPEIARRLGKPVVTVSAGLLGFALRIGRMLRLTVHGPEQVGFLRYRPVLANDALKRDFGYTPAKTSAEAFEAYLDTHPGVARRS